The DNA window GTCATGCGGGCGACGGACCCGCTCGACCTCTCCTTCTCGGAGGCCGAACTCGAGGCGCACCGCGAGCACATCACCGCGTTCATCGAGGGCCAGCTCGACGCGGCGGGGGTCGACCGCGCAGTCCTGGGACTATCGGGCGGTATCGACAGCACGCTCGTCTCCCATCTGGCCGTAGAGGCGCTGGGTCGGGACGCCGTCCACGGGCTGGTCATGCCCAGCGAGGTCAACGCCGCGGACAACATGAGCGACGCCGAGCGGGTCGCCAACGACCTGCTGGGTATCGACTACGACGTCATCGAGATCAACCCGCTCGTCGACGCCTTCCTCGAGGCCTATCCTGAGGCCGAGGGCGACCAGCTCGCCGTGGGGAACCTCCGGGTGCGCTGTCGCGCCGTCCTCAACTATCTCGTCGGGAACCACGAGGACGCGCTGGTTCTGGGGACCGGCAACCGCAGCGAGGCGCTGGTGGGCTACTATACGAAGTACGGCGACGGCGCCGTCGACTGTCACCCTATCGCGACCCTGTACAAACAGCAGGTCCGCCAGCTGGCCAAACACGTCGGCGTCCCCGACGACCTCGCCGAGAAGACCGCCAGCGCCGAGATGTGGGCCGGTCAGACCGACGCCGGAGAGATGGGGATGACCTACGACACGCTCGACTCGATTCTGGCGCTCCATATCGACGGCGGCGTGCCCAAGGACGCCACCGCCGACCACATCGGCGTCCCGCCCAGCGTCGTCGACCAGGTCCGTGAGATGTACGAGACCAGCGCGCACAAGCGCGCGATGCCGCCGGGACCAGAGCCACTTTACTGAGGTAGAGTTTCGCGCTCGTCTTTTGCTATCGAGGCACACAGTCAGCAAGCACCGCTAGCAGTGGACGCCGACAACACTGCAAACAGCCAGAAAGCCCCGACCAGCTACACTCGGGGGGCTCGCTGCGCTCCTCGCTCGTTTTCACTCGCTGTGGTGCTTACGTCGCCCGCCTTCGTGTAGCTGGCCGCCCCTTTCAGTCCCACCCAGTGCTGTTTACCCAGCCGGCATGGGGTGGACTGAAAGGGGCCGGTGGCTCGACGAACCCGGACGACGAAAGCACTGGACCGAACGCAGTGAGGGAAGCGCGCAGCGAGTCCTGGGAGTCGAGCCACCGGGGGCTTTCTGGCTGTCCACAAATTTTCTCGTATAGCTATCTCTCCCTGCTAGCGCCACCGCACTTTATTTAGCAGCCGTCCGACGCTCCGGTATGTCATACCGCGCGAACTACGCCCGCTGTTCGTTCCAGCAACATCTCGGTCCGTCGGCGGACTCGCTGGACGTGGCGTGGGCGGACTTCTCCGGAGACACCACCGACCAGGTCACGTTCACTGTCCCGACCGACGCGCCGGTCGAGCCGTACGTCCAGATGCAGGTGTACGACGTCGGCGAGTTCAGTCACGAGATACGGGTCAACGGGACCGAACTGACGGGCTTTGACATCGCACCCGGCGAGGGCTGGCAGTACTGGATGGACACCATCGCCGACACACAGCTCCAGCAGGGGGAAAACACCATTCAGTTCCGACGGGACCGGGACACCGACGACGCGTTCATCGTCGGCACGGCCGTCGTCCACTGGAAGGAACCCGTCGAGTAACTATTTAAAACGCTCCGCTGACGGTCGCCAATCTGTGCGAAACAGTCACACGATATAGCGTCGTTCCGACCGCAGTGGTGGGGTTTCGGTGGGGAGACACGGTGGCGAGCTATCGGCGTCCGTCGGCCGCTATCCCATACTTTTATATAGAACCACAGACAATCAATCGACTGATTATGAGCCAGCGTCAGATGCAGGGCCAGCCGATGATCATCCTGGGAGAGGACTCCCAGCGGATGAAAGACAAGTCTGCACAGGAACACAACATCTCGGCCGCCCGGGCGGTCGCCGAGTCCGTTCGCTCGACACTCGGTCCCAAGGGGATGGACAAGATGCTCGTCTCCTCGATGGGCGACGTAACCGTCACGAACGACGGCGTCACCATCCTCCAGGAGATGGACATCGACAACCCGACAGCCTCGATGATCGTCGAGGTCGCCGAGACACAGGAGGACGAGGCCGGTGACGGCACAACCTCCGCCGTCGCCATCGCGGGCGAACTCCTGAAAAACGCCGAGGACCTGCTGGAGCAGGACATCCACCCGACGGCCATCATCAAAGGGTTCGACCTGGCCGCGACGGAGGCCAAGGCCGCCGTCGAGGACATCTCGACCGAAGTCGACCCCGACGACGAGGAACTCCTGAAGAAGGTCGCCGAGACCTCGATGACCGGCAAGGGCGCCGAGCTCAACAAGGAGCTGCTCGCCCAGATCATCGTCGACGCGGTCAACGCCGTCACCGTCGAGACCGAGGACGGCGAACACGTCGTCGACCTCGAGTACCTCAACGTCGAGACCCAGACCGGCAGCGCCGCCGGGGAGTCCGAACTGCTCGAAGGCGCCGTCGTCGACAAGGACCCGGTCCACGAGGAGATGCCGACCACGGTCGAGGACGCGAAGGTCATGCTGATGGACACCGCCATCGAGCTGGAGGAGACCGAGGTCGACGCCCAGCTTTCGGTCGACGACCCGAGCCAGCTCCAGAACTTCCTCGACAAGGAAGAACAGCAGCTCAAGGACCTCGTCGACAAGGTCGAGGCCACCGGCGCCAACGTCCTGTTCTGCCAGAAGAACATCGACGACATGGCCCAGCACTACCTCGCACAGAAGGGCATCCTCGCCGTCAAGCGCTCGAAGAAGTCCGACATCGAGTTCCTGAAAGAGGTCCTGGGTGCCAACGTCGTCTCCGACCTCGATTCGGCCAGCGAGGCCGACCTCGGCCACGGGTCGGTCACCCGTGACGAGGCCGAGGGCCTGTTCTACGTCGAGGGGTCCAACGAGGACGCCCACGGCGTCACCCTCCTCCTGCGTGGCTCCACCGACCACGTCGTCGACGAGCTCGAGCGCGGCGTCATGGACGCCCTCGACGTCGTCGCCGCCACCGTCACCCAGGGCCAGGTCCTGGGCGGCGGCGGTGCCCCCGAGGTCGAGGTCGCTCGTCGCCTCCGTGACTTC is part of the Haloarcula salinisoli genome and encodes:
- the thsB gene encoding thermosome subunit beta — its product is MSQRQMQGQPMIILGEDSQRMKDKSAQEHNISAARAVAESVRSTLGPKGMDKMLVSSMGDVTVTNDGVTILQEMDIDNPTASMIVEVAETQEDEAGDGTTSAVAIAGELLKNAEDLLEQDIHPTAIIKGFDLAATEAKAAVEDISTEVDPDDEELLKKVAETSMTGKGAELNKELLAQIIVDAVNAVTVETEDGEHVVDLEYLNVETQTGSAAGESELLEGAVVDKDPVHEEMPTTVEDAKVMLMDTAIELEETEVDAQLSVDDPSQLQNFLDKEEQQLKDLVDKVEATGANVLFCQKNIDDMAQHYLAQKGILAVKRSKKSDIEFLKEVLGANVVSDLDSASEADLGHGSVTRDEAEGLFYVEGSNEDAHGVTLLLRGSTDHVVDELERGVMDALDVVAATVTQGQVLGGGGAPEVEVARRLRDFADGVEGREQLAVEAFADALEIIPRTLAKNAGLDGIDTLVDLRAAHEDGQVSAGLNVFTGDVEDTLETGVVEPSHAKRQAISSAAEAANLVLKIDDIIAAGDLSTSGDGDEGGPGGPGGAPGGMGGGMGGMM
- a CDS encoding NAD+ synthase, whose translation is MADAETVMRATDPLDLSFSEAELEAHREHITAFIEGQLDAAGVDRAVLGLSGGIDSTLVSHLAVEALGRDAVHGLVMPSEVNAADNMSDAERVANDLLGIDYDVIEINPLVDAFLEAYPEAEGDQLAVGNLRVRCRAVLNYLVGNHEDALVLGTGNRSEALVGYYTKYGDGAVDCHPIATLYKQQVRQLAKHVGVPDDLAEKTASAEMWAGQTDAGEMGMTYDTLDSILALHIDGGVPKDATADHIGVPPSVVDQVREMYETSAHKRAMPPGPEPLY
- a CDS encoding DUF7383 domain-containing protein, which translates into the protein MSYRANYARCSFQQHLGPSADSLDVAWADFSGDTTDQVTFTVPTDAPVEPYVQMQVYDVGEFSHEIRVNGTELTGFDIAPGEGWQYWMDTIADTQLQQGENTIQFRRDRDTDDAFIVGTAVVHWKEPVE